One Danio aesculapii chromosome 22, fDanAes4.1, whole genome shotgun sequence genomic window carries:
- the bloc1s1 gene encoding biogenesis of lysosome-related organelles complex 1 subunit 1, with product MLSRLLKEHQAKQNERKELQERRRREAIAAATCLTEALVDHLNVGVAQAYVNQRKLDHEVKTLQVQAGQFAKQTAQWINMVENFNQALKEIGDVENWARSIEMDMRTIATALEYVHKGPAQPASS from the exons ATGCTCTCGCGGTTATTAAAAGAACACCAAGCGAAACAAAACGAGAGGAAAGAGCTGCAAG AAAGACGAAGACGAGAAGCGATAGCAGCTGCAACATGTTTAACAGAAGCTCTGGTGGATCATCTCAATGTAGG tgtggcgcAGGCCTACGTCAATCAGCGCAAACTGGACCATGAGGTGAAGACGCTGCAGGTTCAGGCTGGTCAGTTTGCCAAGCAGACGGCGCAGTGGATCAATATGGTGGAGAACTTCAACCAGGCCTTAAAG GAAATTGGAGACGTGGAGAATTGGGCGCGAAGTATCGAGATGGACATGCGGACGATTGCCACGGCTCTGGAATATGTGCATAAAGGCCCGGCCCAGCCGGCGTCTTCATGA